A region of Reichenbachiella carrageenanivorans DNA encodes the following proteins:
- a CDS encoding (2Fe-2S)-binding protein: MAQFNLLINQKKHEVDVDPTTPLLWVIRDHIGLTGTKFGCGIAQCGACTIHLNGNAVRSCVLPVSAAQDKEITTIEGLSNNNDHPVQLAWVEAQVPQCGYCQSGQIMSAAALLNRNNTPSDLDIDRAMKGNICRCGTYPRIRKAIKSVTKQ; this comes from the coding sequence ATGGCTCAATTCAACTTATTGATCAACCAAAAAAAACATGAAGTAGACGTAGACCCTACGACTCCATTGCTCTGGGTCATCCGTGATCACATCGGGCTGACTGGCACCAAATTCGGATGTGGTATTGCTCAATGCGGCGCTTGCACCATTCACCTCAATGGCAATGCTGTCCGATCGTGTGTACTACCTGTATCCGCTGCACAAGACAAAGAAATCACTACCATAGAAGGGCTGTCAAACAACAATGACCACCCCGTACAGCTCGCTTGGGTAGAAGCTCAAGTCCCACAGTGTGGCTATTGCCAATCGGGACAAATCATGTCGGCGGCTGCCCTACTCAACAGAAACAACACACCGTCCGATCTCGACATAGACCGCGCCATGAAAGGCAACATTTGCCGATGCGGTACCTATCCAAGAATTAGAAAAGCCATCAAGTCAGTCACCAAACAATAA
- a CDS encoding aminotransferase class V-fold PLP-dependent enzyme, with the protein MQKHMTVPDWSEIRQRYQLVNQRTYFNTPSFCAMSDRTVAVQVDCLELFQTKGNQLNEQAQQAAEEIRQIVLELTHTDDHEVAIIPDVSTAMNHLAELLHDCKKVALLREDYPAASSPWIVRDFDITWVERRDMAYDLKEIEDVLKSGVQVLALSWVMYNSGAILDLQAIGELCKQYDVIFIVDGTQGLVAQDLDLSKAHIDVMLVTAFKWMLAGYGIGVAIARKGFVAKHPIRVAGQNTIVNGEKSAEDLTNYRSGIERFELGHAKIQQVLALACALNELKSIGFEMIQQRTAELMGVLRSSLQEGGIDILTPAVASANMLVIEGTAERADQLKQAGIDFTYRHGLIRLGIYFYNNETDISRLIQALN; encoded by the coding sequence ATGCAAAAGCATATGACAGTACCAGATTGGAGTGAAATCAGACAACGTTATCAGTTAGTAAATCAACGGACGTATTTCAATACTCCTTCATTTTGTGCCATGTCGGATCGTACGGTGGCTGTGCAGGTAGACTGCTTGGAGCTGTTTCAGACGAAAGGTAATCAGCTGAACGAACAGGCACAACAGGCAGCTGAAGAAATCCGACAAATCGTGCTAGAACTGACTCATACTGACGATCATGAGGTGGCGATTATTCCTGATGTGAGTACAGCCATGAATCATTTGGCAGAATTGCTTCATGATTGTAAGAAAGTAGCTTTGCTGAGGGAGGATTATCCAGCGGCTAGTTCCCCATGGATTGTGCGTGATTTTGATATCACTTGGGTAGAAAGGCGCGACATGGCCTACGATCTAAAAGAGATTGAAGACGTGTTGAAAAGTGGGGTGCAGGTATTGGCACTCAGCTGGGTGATGTACAACTCTGGTGCCATATTAGATTTACAGGCGATTGGCGAGCTATGCAAGCAATACGATGTGATATTTATAGTGGATGGTACACAAGGGCTAGTGGCGCAGGATTTGGACCTGTCGAAAGCACACATAGATGTGATGCTCGTCACAGCTTTTAAATGGATGCTAGCAGGTTATGGTATTGGGGTGGCTATTGCCCGAAAGGGGTTTGTGGCCAAGCATCCTATTCGTGTAGCAGGTCAAAATACGATTGTGAATGGAGAGAAAAGTGCAGAAGACTTGACCAACTACCGATCAGGTATTGAGCGGTTTGAACTGGGACATGCCAAGATACAACAGGTGTTGGCTTTGGCGTGTGCACTTAATGAACTGAAAAGTATTGGTTTTGAAATGATTCAGCAGAGGACAGCGGAGCTAATGGGAGTGCTGAGGTCGTCGCTACAAGAAGGTGGTATTGATATACTGACACCAGCCGTGGCTAGTGCAAACATGCTCGTCATTGAAGGTACCGCTGAGCGGGCAGACCAGCTCAAGCAAGCGGGGATAGACTTTACTTATCGGCATGGATTGATTAGACTAGGTATTTATTTTTATAATAATGAAACGGACATCTCTCGATTAATTCAAGCGCTGAATTAA
- a CDS encoding YfhO family protein, giving the protein MHNLNFKKDFLPHLAAIAIFCLVTVLFFAPVFFEGKTLPQHDIMQWEGGAKELIDYRAKTGEEGLWTNSMFSGMPGYLVDVQFSGDLLKYLHRAYGLFLIYPMMTIFISCLSFYILLLSMGVRSWLAIAGGLAYGLTAFSVIGIMAGHNAKISAVSTMPLVLAGIHYAFKGKKMWGFVITAIGLAIHLRPNHLQITYYLVLIVAAYGVAQLVLAIKEKTLSDFIKTGALLVVAALLAVGANFGKLMTTMEYSKYSTRGKSELTQMGEAKSGLDKDYAFQYSNGIFEPLFLIIPNFYGGSAREDLGDNSNLEAALKKNGANRQQIKQQVEAAPAYWGNQPLTAPYYAGAIIVFLFVLGMIILDNKYRVWIGGVVLFALVLSWGSNFSLNYFIFDYLPGYNKFRSVTFAIIVVVFGMILAGFLGLEKLLSSDFNKPTQKKFMIAVGSVAGFTLLCAVFAGMGSYRGAVDAQLANYPEWYLTALRADRASLLRMDALRSLIFILLFVGVLWALIKNKLSKPVAYGLLVLFVFVDLFGVAKRFINSDTFVRKSRQSEFQLTEADQVILKDKDPNYRVMNLLNPFNDAKTSYHHKSIGGYHGAKLGRYQELIERCIAPEQGRIIAALQGGSYDFGDIGVLNMLNTKYFIFGASANAVLPNTSANGNAWFVSDVREVGSADEEINELSQINTKEIAVIDETKFSLSDQVPAANGTIQLVTYKPNYLKYESSNSGDGLAVFSEVYYPKGWTATIDGEEAAILRANYVLRAMEVPAGDHVIEFKFQPQSYVLGNTVTLIVNILLIVLLIGTIGLSVMRKGESSVA; this is encoded by the coding sequence ATGCACAATCTCAATTTTAAGAAAGACTTTTTGCCACATTTGGCAGCTATTGCCATTTTTTGTTTGGTTACGGTTTTGTTTTTTGCACCCGTTTTTTTTGAAGGAAAAACACTGCCCCAGCATGACATCATGCAGTGGGAAGGCGGAGCCAAAGAACTGATAGACTACAGAGCCAAGACGGGAGAAGAAGGCCTTTGGACCAATTCTATGTTTAGTGGCATGCCAGGCTACCTAGTAGATGTGCAGTTTTCAGGAGATCTGCTCAAGTATTTACATCGTGCCTATGGTCTGTTTTTGATCTACCCGATGATGACCATATTTATCAGTTGTTTGTCATTTTATATTTTGCTATTGTCTATGGGAGTTCGCTCTTGGCTGGCTATAGCGGGTGGATTAGCTTATGGCCTTACGGCATTTTCAGTAATTGGAATCATGGCAGGGCACAATGCTAAAATTTCGGCAGTTTCTACTATGCCATTGGTGCTAGCAGGGATTCATTATGCATTCAAAGGCAAAAAAATGTGGGGTTTTGTGATTACGGCTATTGGTTTGGCGATCCATCTTCGTCCGAATCACTTGCAGATTACTTACTATCTGGTGCTCATTGTAGCGGCGTATGGAGTTGCACAGTTGGTGTTGGCTATCAAAGAGAAAACATTGTCTGATTTCATTAAGACAGGGGCTTTGTTGGTTGTAGCAGCACTGTTGGCTGTGGGAGCCAATTTTGGCAAACTCATGACCACTATGGAATATAGCAAGTATTCTACCCGTGGCAAATCTGAATTGACTCAGATGGGTGAGGCCAAGTCTGGACTCGACAAAGATTATGCTTTTCAGTACAGTAATGGCATATTCGAGCCGCTCTTCTTGATTATTCCTAATTTTTATGGAGGATCTGCAAGAGAGGATCTGGGTGATAATTCAAATTTAGAAGCTGCACTGAAAAAAAATGGAGCTAATCGTCAGCAGATCAAACAACAGGTAGAGGCTGCGCCAGCTTATTGGGGCAACCAACCGCTGACGGCGCCATATTATGCTGGTGCTATCATCGTGTTCTTGTTTGTGCTAGGTATGATCATACTAGACAACAAATACAGGGTTTGGATAGGAGGGGTGGTACTATTTGCACTTGTGCTCAGTTGGGGGAGCAACTTTAGTCTCAACTATTTCATCTTCGATTATTTGCCAGGATATAATAAATTTCGTTCGGTCACCTTTGCGATCATTGTAGTGGTATTCGGGATGATTCTCGCAGGTTTTCTAGGGTTAGAAAAGCTATTGTCATCGGATTTTAATAAACCGACACAAAAGAAATTTATGATTGCAGTAGGTAGTGTAGCAGGCTTTACATTGCTGTGTGCGGTATTTGCAGGTATGGGGAGCTACAGGGGGGCAGTAGATGCACAATTGGCTAATTACCCAGAGTGGTACCTTACTGCCTTGAGAGCGGATAGGGCTTCGCTGTTGCGAATGGATGCGCTGAGAAGCTTGATTTTTATTCTCTTATTTGTAGGCGTGTTGTGGGCTTTGATCAAAAATAAATTGTCCAAGCCTGTGGCTTATGGGTTGTTGGTTTTGTTTGTTTTTGTTGACCTATTTGGTGTGGCCAAGCGTTTTATCAATAGTGACACTTTCGTTAGGAAATCACGGCAGTCAGAATTTCAACTGACTGAGGCTGATCAGGTCATTCTAAAAGATAAAGACCCAAACTACAGAGTGATGAATTTGCTCAATCCATTTAATGATGCAAAGACCTCTTACCACCACAAGTCGATCGGTGGCTATCATGGCGCCAAGCTGGGGAGGTATCAAGAATTAATAGAACGATGCATAGCACCCGAACAGGGGCGAATCATAGCGGCTTTGCAGGGGGGGAGTTATGATTTTGGAGATATCGGAGTATTGAACATGCTAAATACCAAGTATTTCATTTTCGGCGCTTCGGCCAATGCTGTATTACCCAATACTTCGGCCAATGGCAATGCTTGGTTTGTAAGCGATGTACGTGAGGTAGGTAGTGCCGATGAGGAGATCAATGAATTGTCCCAGATCAACACCAAAGAAATAGCCGTAATTGATGAGACTAAGTTTAGCCTATCAGATCAAGTACCGGCCGCTAATGGTACTATTCAACTCGTCACTTACAAACCCAATTATCTAAAATATGAATCCAGCAATTCTGGCGATGGATTGGCGGTCTTCTCAGAGGTTTATTACCCGAAAGGGTGGACAGCTACCATAGACGGAGAGGAAGCTGCAATTTTGCGTGCCAACTATGTGCTGAGAGCCATGGAAGTTCCTGCAGGAGATCATGTGATCGAGTTTAAGTTTCAGCCACAGTCTTATGTGCTAGGTAATACGGTTACTTTGATTGTGAATATTCTCTTGATTGTACTTTTGATAGGTACTATTGGATTGTCAGTGATGAGAAAAGGAGAGTCATCAGTTGCCTAA
- a CDS encoding glycosyltransferase family 4 protein gives MTQPILGMIFHGEYPTHPRIENQALHLISEGMEVHLFCVTYKKEKDHTELYKGIYVHRYYLPNWMYKLSALAYSFPLYHQLIKPKLADFLQNSKADILHLHNMYLAEPVFRLTQQNKLPVVLDLHENVPEIMKYYPHLQTAFGRLLINPKTWKKKEEKFIKQAERILVVTHDAKTEIESRTGIVTDKIWVLPNFTDTSFVKTFYDQNITSRFTNSFNALYIGDTGNRRGLESVIKAIPLIINDIPCFKLIIVGASSNDPMLKDLIKKEKVSAHVSAEGWQPEQLLSDYVNVADVGICPILRNIHHDTTYANKLFQYAMLGKPMLVSDCTAQKNLIEQEKWGLVHQAGDAKDFAKQIKLLFNNKEIRQQFGSQAAKAIKEKYNFKSSGFGVTFYQNLGN, from the coding sequence ATGACTCAGCCTATCTTAGGAATGATTTTCCATGGTGAGTACCCCACCCATCCACGCATAGAAAACCAAGCACTGCACCTAATCAGTGAAGGCATGGAAGTACATCTATTTTGTGTAACTTATAAGAAAGAAAAAGATCACACAGAACTATACAAAGGCATATATGTGCACCGCTACTACCTACCCAATTGGATGTACAAATTATCCGCACTGGCGTACTCCTTCCCTTTGTATCATCAACTAATCAAACCAAAGTTGGCCGATTTTTTACAGAATAGTAAAGCCGATATACTACACCTTCATAACATGTACCTAGCCGAACCTGTGTTTCGGCTCACTCAACAGAACAAATTGCCTGTAGTCCTAGATCTACACGAAAACGTGCCAGAGATCATGAAGTATTATCCTCATCTTCAAACTGCTTTTGGTCGATTATTAATCAATCCGAAAACTTGGAAAAAGAAGGAAGAAAAATTCATCAAACAAGCCGAACGAATTCTGGTAGTCACTCATGACGCCAAAACCGAAATAGAATCACGCACAGGTATAGTTACTGACAAAATCTGGGTACTACCCAATTTTACAGATACATCCTTTGTCAAGACATTTTACGATCAAAACATCACATCAAGATTTACGAATAGTTTTAACGCACTTTATATTGGCGACACAGGCAATAGGCGAGGCCTAGAGTCAGTCATTAAAGCTATCCCATTAATTATAAATGACATCCCCTGTTTTAAACTCATCATCGTAGGCGCAAGCAGTAATGACCCCATGCTAAAAGATTTGATCAAAAAAGAGAAAGTATCAGCGCATGTATCAGCCGAAGGCTGGCAGCCCGAACAACTTCTCTCAGACTATGTAAATGTCGCTGACGTGGGAATTTGCCCAATCCTGAGAAACATCCATCACGACACTACCTACGCCAACAAACTTTTTCAATATGCCATGCTGGGCAAGCCCATGCTTGTAAGCGATTGTACCGCACAAAAAAACTTAATCGAACAAGAAAAATGGGGCTTAGTGCATCAAGCAGGTGATGCGAAAGACTTTGCCAAACAAATAAAGTTACTTTTTAACAATAAAGAAATACGTCAACAATTTGGCTCACAAGCCGCTAAGGCTATCAAAGAAAAATACAACTTCAAATCCAGCGGATTTGGCGTTACTTTTTATCAGAATTTAGGCAACTGA
- a CDS encoding CDP-glycerol glycerophosphotransferase family protein: protein MFKKLLKVYGWLLRFIQIMVCAFYKKRKNHIILGSSAGTNVNGNSKALFLYMLNENTPLKGYFITRNYAAYKTHKKDYPDHFLYAYSWRALIKAISAKAFILTHGPYDVTPFKCVNTEKALVNVWHGFPIKKLGIDSHFLTKKQKRKALGDFDGFVVMSEEEKHIMSKCYQTKLENMWVTGYPRNDFTYVKNEKIIDLIPYTRSKKVLLYAPTFRDSGKTELFPFKDFNIDELINFLSANNTVILLRIHKNELSKHHLEESEWLKVCDGDVIQEVNEIMSIVDLLITDYSSSYIDRLLIDTPTLFVPYDLEWFSEYRGFNFDFNTVTPGAKVFDFKSFLENIKRYLDDPTLDSESRQQIKARFHKYPDNQSSRRVYEQIETLVYSKFSHL from the coding sequence ATGTTTAAAAAATTATTGAAAGTATATGGGTGGTTGCTCAGATTCATACAAATTATGGTCTGTGCATTTTACAAAAAGCGTAAAAATCACATCATCCTAGGTAGTTCTGCAGGAACTAATGTGAACGGCAATAGCAAAGCATTATTTCTCTATATGCTAAATGAGAATACGCCTCTCAAAGGTTACTTTATCACCAGAAACTATGCAGCCTACAAAACACATAAAAAAGACTACCCTGACCATTTTTTATATGCCTATTCATGGCGTGCATTGATCAAAGCCATTAGCGCCAAGGCTTTCATACTCACTCACGGCCCATATGATGTCACTCCATTCAAATGTGTAAATACTGAAAAAGCACTCGTAAATGTCTGGCACGGCTTCCCAATCAAAAAGCTTGGTATCGACAGTCATTTCTTAACTAAAAAACAGAAACGCAAGGCACTTGGAGACTTCGATGGCTTTGTTGTGATGTCGGAAGAAGAAAAGCATATCATGAGCAAATGCTATCAAACAAAACTCGAAAACATGTGGGTGACGGGGTACCCAAGAAATGATTTTACCTACGTGAAAAATGAAAAAATAATTGATCTCATTCCTTATACAAGGAGCAAAAAAGTATTGCTTTATGCTCCCACCTTCAGAGACTCTGGTAAAACGGAGCTTTTCCCTTTCAAAGATTTCAACATAGATGAATTGATTAACTTCTTATCTGCAAATAACACAGTAATTCTTCTTAGAATTCACAAAAATGAGTTATCTAAGCATCATTTGGAGGAAAGTGAATGGCTCAAAGTTTGCGATGGCGATGTCATTCAAGAAGTCAATGAAATCATGTCCATTGTAGACTTATTGATTACAGACTACAGCAGTTCGTATATAGACAGGCTACTTATTGACACCCCAACGCTTTTCGTACCCTATGATTTAGAATGGTTTAGTGAATATCGTGGTTTTAATTTTGATTTCAATACTGTCACTCCTGGCGCTAAAGTATTTGATTTCAAATCTTTTTTGGAAAACATCAAAAGATACTTGGATGACCCTACATTAGACTCTGAATCTCGTCAACAGATCAAAGCACGTTTTCACAAATATCCTGACAATCAAAGTTCAAGAAGGGTGTATGAGCAAATAGAAACTTTAGTATATTCAAAATTCAGTCATCTATGA
- a CDS encoding class I SAM-dependent methyltransferase: protein MSDKEFWEDFYSNKKGTLEPSSFATYVFEEIKLSGNLVELGCGNGRDSIFFAEQGLEVFGMDQCQSTVSRLSELNKENTRFEVQDFTALGDLGKFDNVYSRFTLHSVSKEQASRTLNWAYGALNDGGKLCIEVRSVNDELCGQGTEVGKDAYVTDHYRRFVRMDEMLEELRGIGFQITYSIESKGLAVYKEEDPSIIRIVATK, encoded by the coding sequence ATGAGTGATAAAGAATTTTGGGAAGACTTTTATTCCAATAAAAAAGGAACCTTGGAACCCTCTTCATTTGCCACATATGTTTTTGAAGAAATCAAATTGTCTGGTAATTTGGTGGAGTTAGGCTGTGGAAATGGTCGTGATAGTATCTTCTTTGCAGAACAAGGGTTAGAAGTATTTGGGATGGATCAATGTCAAAGCACGGTTTCTAGGCTTTCTGAGTTGAATAAAGAAAATACTCGTTTTGAAGTGCAGGATTTTACGGCTTTAGGCGACTTAGGTAAGTTTGATAATGTTTATTCTAGGTTTACCCTGCATTCAGTAAGCAAGGAGCAAGCGAGCCGAACGTTGAACTGGGCTTACGGGGCATTGAATGATGGTGGCAAGTTATGTATCGAAGTTCGAAGTGTAAATGACGAGTTGTGTGGTCAGGGAACTGAGGTCGGAAAAGATGCTTATGTGACCGATCATTACCGAAGGTTTGTTCGAATGGATGAAATGCTTGAAGAACTCAGAGGGATTGGTTTTCAGATTACTTATTCAATAGAATCCAAAGGACTGGCCGTATACAAGGAGGAGGATCCATCGATTATTCGTATAGTCGCTACTAAGTAA
- a CDS encoding TIGR04283 family arsenosugar biosynthesis glycosyltransferase, with the protein MDLSIIIPTLNESAYIQRTLSSIRSRASGRFSYEIIIVDAGSTDDTKSIAARLVDVFYEDAHLAGAKYKSLNKGAAMAKGDDLLFLDADTLLPLAFDLHIKQVLEDSKIVGGAFEFQMDGQRRIYRIIEWINRMRYRIDQRYFGDQGIFCRRADFWQLGGYPPEPIMEAAYFCKRMSQQGRLALVKSPILTAARRFEAGQVFRVFFKDTWIWIQFTLGLDVKKYASAYWQENKNRG; encoded by the coding sequence ATGGACCTGAGTATCATTATCCCTACACTCAACGAATCAGCCTATATTCAGCGTACTTTGAGTAGTATTCGTAGTAGAGCCTCAGGTCGATTTAGTTATGAAATCATCATAGTGGATGCAGGAAGCACAGACGATACCAAATCTATCGCAGCACGACTAGTCGATGTTTTCTATGAAGATGCCCATTTGGCTGGAGCCAAATATAAATCACTGAATAAAGGAGCAGCTATGGCCAAAGGTGATGATTTATTATTTTTAGATGCCGACACACTGTTGCCTTTAGCGTTTGATTTGCATATCAAGCAAGTATTGGAAGACTCAAAAATAGTGGGTGGAGCCTTTGAATTTCAAATGGATGGGCAGCGAAGGATTTATAGAATCATTGAATGGATTAACCGCATGCGCTATCGTATAGATCAGAGATACTTTGGAGATCAAGGGATCTTTTGCCGACGAGCAGACTTTTGGCAATTAGGAGGTTACCCTCCAGAACCCATTATGGAAGCGGCATATTTCTGCAAGCGTATGAGTCAGCAGGGACGGTTGGCTCTTGTCAAATCCCCCATTCTTACTGCTGCTCGGCGATTCGAAGCAGGGCAGGTGTTTCGGGTATTCTTCAAAGATACCTGGATTTGGATCCAGTTTACTCTTGGACTAGATGTCAAAAAATATGCTTCTGCCTACTGGCAAGAGAATAAAAATCGGGGATAA
- a CDS encoding sensor histidine kinase, which produces MSEETIKEVFDIIVNMEVVKAQKEQPQFDEEDASASIVDALNIVSVALEDRQVEIDNLKETNKELLLSLQEVSRYQSALDISSIVSIGDKDGNIMYANDMFCQISGYTKEEVLGKNHNILKSGEHKRVFWDGMWQIISQGNIWHNEIMNLNKEGIGYWVDTTIVPFFNSSGKIVSYLSMGHDITKRKIQEEEAKEYHVQLESINKNLEQFAHTVSHDLKSPLNNAKGLVSIIESSLGDDQPAEVQEYLILLKKTNDKMRSLIDGILQYSKASGREATLARIALEPFIQEVADTLTAKGQAKLVFKNALPEISYNETVLKQVISNLMSNAIKFNDKEQCVIEFSSRMDDHYYHLSVTDNGPGVRKEDQENMFKLFNKVNQDKTKDSSGVGLATVKKIVNEAGGNIWVKSTLGVGTTFTFTVRIKPKVHW; this is translated from the coding sequence ATGAGCGAGGAGACGATCAAAGAAGTATTTGATATCATCGTCAATATGGAAGTGGTAAAGGCTCAAAAGGAGCAACCTCAGTTTGATGAGGAAGATGCCAGCGCTTCTATTGTAGATGCACTTAATATCGTGTCTGTAGCACTCGAAGACAGACAAGTCGAAATAGATAATCTAAAAGAGACGAATAAAGAATTACTACTTTCTTTGCAGGAAGTCAGTAGATATCAGTCTGCATTAGACATATCCTCCATCGTGAGCATTGGTGACAAGGATGGCAATATTATGTATGCCAATGATATGTTTTGTCAAATCTCAGGATATACCAAAGAAGAGGTACTAGGCAAAAATCACAACATTCTAAAATCTGGAGAGCACAAAAGAGTATTTTGGGATGGCATGTGGCAGATCATCAGTCAAGGCAATATCTGGCACAATGAAATCATGAACCTTAATAAGGAAGGTATAGGTTATTGGGTAGATACTACCATTGTACCTTTTTTCAATAGCTCAGGTAAGATTGTGAGCTATTTGTCTATGGGGCACGACATTACCAAAAGGAAAATACAAGAAGAGGAAGCCAAAGAGTATCATGTACAGCTAGAAAGTATCAACAAGAACTTAGAGCAATTTGCTCACACGGTTTCGCATGATTTGAAGTCCCCACTCAACAATGCCAAGGGGTTGGTGTCAATCATTGAGAGTTCGCTGGGCGATGATCAGCCAGCTGAAGTACAAGAGTATTTGATTTTACTCAAAAAGACCAATGACAAAATGCGCTCATTGATTGATGGTATTTTACAATATTCTAAAGCTAGTGGAAGAGAAGCTACGCTTGCTCGTATTGCCTTAGAGCCTTTTATACAAGAAGTGGCTGATACACTGACAGCCAAAGGTCAAGCCAAGCTTGTGTTTAAAAATGCCTTACCAGAAATCAGTTATAACGAAACGGTACTCAAACAGGTAATATCCAATCTGATGAGCAATGCCATCAAGTTTAATGATAAGGAGCAGTGTGTGATTGAGTTTTCAAGCCGAATGGACGATCATTATTACCACCTGTCTGTGACAGACAATGGGCCAGGCGTGCGCAAAGAAGATCAAGAAAACATGTTTAAACTCTTCAATAAAGTAAATCAGGACAAAACAAAAGATAGCTCTGGGGTAGGTCTGGCTACGGTGAAGAAGATAGTGAACGAAGCAGGAGGTAATATTTGGGTGAAATCTACATTAGGAGTTGGCACTACATTCACTTTTACGGTTAGGATCAAGCCGAAGGTTCATTGGTAA
- a CDS encoding rhomboid family intramembrane serine protease → MMDNILHEFKDAWRRPNNALPQIIIINVVVFLVLAVLNVFGKIFGISFISDFVYDQFSIPPLFADFILRPWTLLTYAFAHSLSSIFHILFNMLILYWFGKLIVEYIGNQKLINLYVLGAISGGLLYLFVYNFVPYYAENSNFHGMVGASAAVYAITVAAATLVPNYTFYLMFFGPVRIKYIAGFYIVISFLGSVGGNAGGNIAHLGGAFMGFVYIKQLQSGTDWGAWIGSVMRFFKSFFVHQPKMKVSSQKRAKTTTVKSQPSSSMANNMADQAEIDKILDKISQSGYESLSKEEKQKLFNASKN, encoded by the coding sequence ATGATGGACAATATTTTACATGAATTTAAGGACGCCTGGCGCAGACCAAACAATGCGCTCCCTCAGATCATTATTATTAATGTGGTGGTTTTTTTGGTATTGGCCGTACTCAATGTCTTCGGGAAAATCTTTGGCATCTCCTTCATTTCAGACTTTGTATACGATCAATTTTCCATCCCACCCTTGTTTGCCGATTTCATACTAAGACCATGGACGCTCCTCACCTATGCCTTTGCACATAGTCTATCTAGTATTTTTCACATTCTCTTCAATATGCTCATACTCTATTGGTTTGGCAAGTTGATCGTAGAGTACATTGGCAACCAAAAACTAATCAATCTGTATGTATTAGGTGCCATTTCTGGTGGCCTTCTCTATTTGTTTGTGTACAATTTTGTTCCTTATTATGCTGAAAATTCTAACTTTCACGGAATGGTAGGTGCTTCGGCAGCAGTCTATGCCATCACCGTGGCAGCAGCTACACTGGTACCCAATTACACTTTTTATTTGATGTTTTTTGGGCCTGTTCGAATTAAATATATCGCCGGGTTTTACATTGTAATTTCATTTCTTGGCTCTGTAGGAGGCAATGCAGGAGGCAACATTGCCCATCTAGGCGGCGCATTTATGGGCTTCGTCTACATCAAGCAATTGCAATCTGGCACAGACTGGGGTGCATGGATCGGTAGTGTAATGCGCTTTTTCAAAAGCTTCTTTGTACACCAGCCCAAGATGAAAGTAAGCAGTCAGAAAAGAGCTAAAACTACAACGGTCAAATCACAGCCATCAAGTTCTATGGCCAACAACATGGCCGATCAAGCGGAGATCGATAAGATACTTGATAAGATTTCTCAAAGTGGGTATGAAAGTCTAAGCAAAGAAGAAAAACAAAAGCTATTTAACGCAAGTAAAAATTAA
- a CDS encoding antibiotic biosynthesis monooxygenase family protein — translation MKTITVINSLEVPNGWEETAINIRNEYVRYFQSKPGFVSSSFYRSINTENKFNFVNIVVWDSKDSFDKVVNEGFNNKDGLNTDEMKVLGRGFPEPIKVSPGQFETIESN, via the coding sequence ATGAAAACCATTACTGTAATCAATTCTTTAGAGGTGCCCAATGGATGGGAAGAAACCGCCATCAATATTCGCAACGAATATGTACGCTATTTTCAGAGCAAGCCAGGTTTTGTGAGTTCTTCTTTTTATAGATCTATCAATACCGAGAACAAGTTTAATTTCGTAAACATTGTTGTTTGGGATTCTAAAGATTCTTTTGACAAGGTAGTGAATGAAGGTTTTAATAATAAAGACGGCCTCAATACCGATGAGATGAAAGTACTAGGAAGAGGATTTCCTGAACCTATCAAAGTATCTCCTGGACAATTTGAAACCATAGAAAGCAATTGA